AACGACAGAGGGTGAAGGAACCGTCCTTAATTAATTAGAAAACTGTTGTAGCAGAAGGCATGGAAGGGCCTTGCCCATCGAAAATTTGTTTTAGTGACCGAGCACCTTAGTGCACGACATCTTGGTCGTTCAAAGTCACTCGGGATCTGTATTGTCCCGGTATTCCCGGACCCTGCCCCCTGTATCCTTCCTCTTTTCCCTTGTATCGCGGTAGGCTTAAGTAGGAATCAGTTACAGAATCTAGCCATGCGTCAGGTGCAGTACTACCAGGCAGATTGGAACTGTACCTACATGTGATCTCCTTTACTCCGTCTGGAACTTAGTTTGGGCCTTTTGGGACAGCAATGTAGTTTGAGGCCACTACATATACGTCAACCAGCCAACTTAAATATTAAGCGCATTTTGTATAACAATTTAATTAATGCTTAATGCAGACCAAGATATGCACAAGCAGATTTTCCCAACCTGATATGGAATTTCTCATGTGCTCGCTGTTAAATACCATCTTGTCAAATCAACACTTTTCATCTAGCACAGTACTATTACTTCCTCTCCTATTTACCTCGCCGCACCGAACCAGCTTCAAAACACGTGGACCAGAGTCAAAACATCTGTCCCGAAAGCTGCTGCCCTACAACCCATGTATCACAAATTGTTATAGGGAACAGTGATTGACACCTGCCAGGCAGAGTGGAATCCCAACACTACGCTGGACGAATGGGATAAGGCGTGCACAAAGATAAGTCAGAGACTATAGCTAGCTACCATGCATACTTCCATGAGAGGTGGAAACGCCGTGGTGCATGGCGTTGGCCTCCTGGATAGCAACGCCAATACCGTTGGCGTTTCTATATGGACTGCAACGCCACGTTAGACAGACGTTTCTAAATGCAGCAGCAACGCGGTTTAAACCGGCGTTTCTATGTTAGACAAAAACGTCACGAGTTGTGGCGTTGCAAAAAGGGTTAAATCGTGATATACTTTCATGTTGAGTTTATTTTATGCTATTCTTTGCTGATAAGGTCAAAACCGTGAAAAAACTCGTTAGAAATCCCCACCCACGCAAGTCGCCGCTATTTTCCTCTCCATGGCGTCACAGAttggacaatgccctttccccctcttttgtcttccagCTACAGGGTTCACCGCCACCTCCCACCCCAGCTCCTGCGACGTTGCCCACCGGCCGCCGCCAACCCATCTTCTCCCCTTCTCTTCCCGGCGGCAGAAGCAGCTCACCAGCACGGGCGACAGAGAGATGGACGAGGAGACCGAGCAATCCGCGATGCCATCGACTCGCCCTTCGCTCGTGGGGTGGAGAAGAACTAGGAGGTGGAGCAGTCCAcggagtcgccgccgccgccctcgccgtcgagCCTTCTGTGACGCTGTCGCCATCATCTAGCCCTTCTCCACGCGGGGCGCAGAGATGGGCGAGGACGCCGGTAGGAAGGAGCAGCAGCTCGATGACAGGAAGCAGCAGCTCACTCATTCCTAGGTATACTCAGATCGTTGCTCCCAATCCCCTTCCCCCCTCCCTCTCTTGATGGGATCTAGCACGGTTGAATCACGGCGGCTGGCTCGCTGGCCAAGTGGCCGCCACTCTCCTCGTCGTTTTCGACAGCGTGAAGAAGATCAATGTTCAGATGGACGCACACTACATGAACAGTAGAGGTCCTATATGGATTTTTGCCGAATCCATTTTCCTTTTCTTACTTGTGTTTGCACATCTCTTAACTTGACAAACATTTGGCATATGAAGACTCCCAACACCTTCAGTTTACAACATCGGGGAACAATTGAAAAATATGTTGGAAAGCTGCGAAGGAATAACAACACTATGTTGGATTTCAATCCTCTTCGAGCAAAATTgaaatgtttgagatatgaccttCATGTGTTGGTGGGGAAGTGATTCAAGAAATTTATATTGCGTT
This genomic stretch from Hordeum vulgare subsp. vulgare chromosome 6H, MorexV3_pseudomolecules_assembly, whole genome shotgun sequence harbors:
- the LOC123405249 gene encoding uncharacterized protein LOC123405249, which translates into the protein MTPWRTAARNVMSVGATTLRTTTMDERSDSMSTSSCTARSDLHRNPHPRKSPLFSSPWRHRLDNALSPSFVFQLQGSPPPPTPAPATLPTGRRQPIFSPSLPGGRSSSPARATERWTRRPSNPRCHRLALRSWGGEELGGGAVHGVAAAALAVEPSVTLSPSSSPSPRGAQRWARTPVGRSSSSMTGSSSSLIPSGQEGFKYNNANISIDATTTKHLHDFEVLLASPSKGHKLSSLISFVGILGRALEKLWGTCVLLVPAIRISFVLLFNSP